A window of Bos taurus isolate L1 Dominette 01449 registration number 42190680 breed Hereford chromosome 19, ARS-UCD2.0, whole genome shotgun sequence contains these coding sequences:
- the AANAT gene encoding serotonin N-acetyltransferase (The RefSeq protein has 1 substitution compared to this genomic sequence), with amino-acid sequence MSTPSIHCLKPSPLHLPSGIPGSPGRQRRHTLPANEFRCLTPKDAAGVFEIEREAFISVSGNCPLNLDEVRHFLTLCPELSLGWFVEGRLVAFIIGSLWDEERLTQESLTLHRPGGRTAHLHALAVHHSFRQQGKGSVLLWRYLQHAGGQPAVRRAVLMCEDALVPFYQRFGFHPAGPCAVVVGSLTFTEMHCSLRGHAALRRNSDR; translated from the exons ATGTCCACGCCGAGCATCCACTGCCTGAAACCCTCGCCTCTGCACCTGCCGTCTGGGATCCCAGGGTCCCCAGGCCGCCAGCGGCGCCACACACTCCCCGCCAACGAGTTCCGCTGCCTCACCCCAGAGGACGCTGCCGGCGTGTTTGAGATTGAGCGAGAGG CCTTCATCTCTGTCTCCGGCAACTGCCCCCTGAATCTGGACGAGGTCCGGCACTTCCTGACCCTGTGTCCCGAGCTGTCCCTGGGCTGGTTCGTGGAGGGCCGCCTCGTGGCCTTCATCATTGGCTCCCTGTGGGACGAGGAGAGACTTACTCAG GAGTCGCTGACACTGCACAGGCCCGGGGGCCGCACGGCCCACCTGCATGCGCTGGCCGTGCACCACAGCTTCCGGCAGCAGGGCAAGGGCTCCGTGCTGCTGTGGCGCTACCTGCAGCACGCGGGCGGCCAGCCGGCCGTGCGCCGGGCCGTGCTCATGTGCGAGGACGCGCTGGTGCCCTTCTACCAGAGGTTCGGCTTCCATCCCGCGGGCCCGTGTGCCGTCGTCGTGGGCTCACTGACCTTCACGGAGATGCACTGCTCCCTGCGGGGCCACGCCGCCCTGCGCCGGAACAGTGACCGCTGA